The segment GCAGATATCTTTTATCGCAATACCCTGGCATCTGGTGTGATCCCTCAGATCTCTGCGATCATGGGACCTTGTGCGGGTGGTGCGGTCTATTCTCCCGCTATTACAGACTTTGTCTTCATGGTAGAGAACACCTCCTACATGTTCGTGACGGGACCCAATGTAGTGAAAACGGTGACGCAGGAACAGGTGACAGCCGAGGAATTGGGTGGTGCATCAGCGCACAGCGTCAAAAGTGGCGTGACACATTTTGCCAGTAGGAATGAGGTCGAATGTATCCGAGACATCAAGAAGATCCTCAGCTACATGCCTCAGAATTGCGAAGACGCACCTGCAGAGGTTAACTATACACCGTCCAACGAGCTGCGTCCCAAACTAGACGAGATCATTCCCGAAAATCCCAACCATCCCTATGACATCAAAGAGGTGATCCGAGAAGTGGTAGATCAAAATGACTTCTTTGAGGTGCATGAGAACTATGCGGACAATATCGTGGTAGGCTTTGCCAGAGTCGCAGGGCGCAGCATCGGGATAGTCGCCAACCAACCTCAGAGTATGGCGGGAGTATTGGACATAGATGCGAGCAAGAAGGCTGCACGTTTTGTCCGTTTTTGCGATTGCTTCAACATTCCTTTGGTGGTGTTTGAGGATGTGCCAGGGTTCTTGCCGGGTACAGATCAAGAGTGGAATGGCATCATCAGCAACGGCGCAAAGCTGCTTTTTGCATTTTGTGAAGCGACTGTGCCACGGATCACGGTGATTACGCGCAAGGCTTATGGTGGTGCCTATGATGTCATGAACTCCAAGCATATCGGCGCAGATTTGAACTTTGCTTGGCCGACTGCTGAGATCGCGGTGATGGGAGCCAAAGGTGCTGCCGAGATTATTTTCAAAGCGGAGATACAAGCGGCAGATGATCCAGAAGCCAAACTCGCGGAGAAAGTAGATGAGTACACAGAGATGTTTGCTCACCCTTATGCTGCTGCTAATCGTGGCTTTATCGATGAGGTGATTTTGCCTAGGAATACACGATTAAAATTGATTGCGGGTCTGCGTATGTTAGAAAATAAAGTGGCTAATTTGCCTAAGAAAAAACACGGAAATATTCCTTTATAAAGTATGAATAAGAGTAGTAAAGAGTTTTTATATAAGTATTTGGACAACCCATCACCTACAGGATTTGAATCCTCTGGACAAAAGATTTGGCTGGATTATGTCAAGGCATACACGGATGAATACATCACGGATACCTATGGTTCTGTGGCTGCCATTATCAATCCAAAGGCTGACTACAAAGTGGTCATCGAGGCACACGCAGATGAGATTTCTTGGTTTGTCAACTATATCACGGACGATGGTTACATCTATGTGATTAGAAATGGTGGCTCGGATCACCAAATCGCTCCATCCATGCGTGTCAACATCTTTACCGACAAGGGAATCGTCAAGGGCGTATTTGGCTGGCCTGCAATCCATGTGCGCAAAGACAAGAATGAAAAGAATCCTGCTTTGGACAACATTTTCATAGATGTGGGCTGTAG is part of the Reichenbachiella agarivorans genome and harbors:
- a CDS encoding acyl-CoA carboxylase subunit beta, with protein sequence MRLKTEKEKIALLKKFNQEAEQGGGERRIASQHDKGKLTARERVELLLDEGTFQEIGKLVVHRATNFGLDKQQFLGDGVVTGYGNVNGRLVYVYSQDFTVFGGSLSETHAEKIVKIMDLALQNGAPIIGLNDSGGARIQEGVVSLGGYADIFYRNTLASGVIPQISAIMGPCAGGAVYSPAITDFVFMVENTSYMFVTGPNVVKTVTQEQVTAEELGGASAHSVKSGVTHFASRNEVECIRDIKKILSYMPQNCEDAPAEVNYTPSNELRPKLDEIIPENPNHPYDIKEVIREVVDQNDFFEVHENYADNIVVGFARVAGRSIGIVANQPQSMAGVLDIDASKKAARFVRFCDCFNIPLVVFEDVPGFLPGTDQEWNGIISNGAKLLFAFCEATVPRITVITRKAYGGAYDVMNSKHIGADLNFAWPTAEIAVMGAKGAAEIIFKAEIQAADDPEAKLAEKVDEYTEMFAHPYAAANRGFIDEVILPRNTRLKLIAGLRMLENKVANLPKKKHGNIPL